DNA from Metabacillus flavus:
ATGAAATTATTCCAATCCCTATTAAAAAGGAATATCTGCATTTAGACTGTATTTTTAACATAATTTCAGAAAAAGAAGCACTACTTTTTCCGGAAGCGTTGAGACAGGAAGAAATCGATTTGCTGTCATCCCGCTTTTCCATTATAGAGGTAAAAGATGAAGACCAGTTCAGGCTCGGAGTGAATGTATTTTCCCTCGGTAATAAAAAAATCATCGCTCTTCCTCACAATAAGCATACAAATGACCAGCTAAGAAAGCTTGGTTATGAAGTCATTGAGACGGATCTATCAGAAATCATTAAGTCCGGCGGTGCGTTTCGATGCTGTACAATGCCGCTTCGGCGGGAGGGTTAAAACTGCATCCTTCATCGAGGTTTGCAGCATCGCCGCTCCATGAACATCACTTCAAAAAAAAGCGATGCCCAAAAGGCACCGCTTTAAATATTCCCCTGTACTTCATTTCCCCGAGCTTTAACCAAAAACCAGGAAAGTCCAAAGCTTAGAATGGCAAGAAGCAACGTTCCTCCATATATAATATGAACCCCTGAAGCAAGAATTCCCTGCAGGCCGGCAAGTTCGCCGGCCTGAACGTTTCCGTGATCAAAGGAAGCGTTTAAATTAAGATTTCCTTTTCCGGCTTGGGAAAGAGTCACTATATTAAAAACTGTTCCAAATACAGCTGACCCGAGTGTCTGGCTGAAGGTGCTGATAAATGTGTTCAGCGCAACGGCAGATCCTCTTTTGTTAGAAGTAACGGACCCCTGAATGATCAGCATAAAAATCGGAGTCATGAGCCCCATGCCCAGTCCAAGCAGTCCAATCGATACATAGATTAGAGATTCAGGTGATTGAGCGGATAACGAAAATAAAAGGAGTGCGCCGCCGCTTAGAAAGGCCGTTCCCATCGTAATAATTGCCTGAGCTTTCAGCCGGCCAACGAGATTTCCTGCAATGATTGATCCGAATGTCCAGCATACAGGCATTGGCATGAGGATAAATCCAGCCGCTGTAGCGCTTTTCCCCAGTACTCCCTGACTCCAGATCGGCAAGTAAATGGTAATGCTGATAATAACAGCACCGGTAAGCAAAGTCAGCAGATTCACAATCAGCACACGTTTGTTGGAAAAAAGGTTCAAAGGAATAATTGGTTCTGCTGCTCTTTTTTCAATCCATACAAAACAGCCATAGACGGCAAAAGCAGCTGCAAACAATCCGATGATAAGCGGGTTGCTCCAGTCCTGTGACTGGCTCCCGGAGAGCAGGGCATATAAAAGGGAGATTGTTCCGATGGAGAACGCTGCCGCTCCCAAATAATCGATGCGCTGCTTTTCCTTCGAAACATCCTCTTTATAATATTTTACAAGCATCATTAAAGCGACTAGTCCGAATGGCAGGTTCAGGAAGAAAATGTACCTCCATGAAAGGGTATCAACGATAAATCCCCCAAGCAGCGGGCCAAGAACGCCGGCGACTCCCCATACGGCACTGATCCATCCCTGTGCTTTTGCACGGTCTTTCGTTTCTGTATATAAATCTCCTATGATAGTCATGGTTACCGGCATGACCACTCCGGCACCTAGACCCTGAATGGCACGGTAAATAATTAATTGCTCCATTGTTAACGCGATACCGCAAAGTGCAGCCCCAATTAAGAAAAGAATAATTCCATAAACCATAATTTTTTTTCGGCCGAATAAATCTGCAAGCTTGCCGTATATTGGAGCGGAAACAGCTGTTGCCAGCATATAAACCGCATACACCCAGCTCACAAGTTCAATGCCGGATAAATCACTTGTTATACGAGGGATCGCGGTGCTGACAATGGTTCCTTCCATGGCGGCAAGAACGGTTACGAGCAGCAAAGCGCCCATTATTTTTTTTCGCATGTTAAAATCTCCCTTGTATCATGACAATAAAAGAAAGTTTACCACTAAATTGAGGATAGATGTAATGAATTCTTCCGAATGCATGAAAATAGAGAGGGAAGTCGCATTCCCTCTATCATCATCGTTCTTTAAGCTTATGGAAGAGCTCATAAGGATTTTCCGCATAATCAGCTTCAGCCTTCCAGATTGGCAGCGACTGCTGTCCAATCGGAAGGGCGAGCTGTGTATAAATTGGAGCCGTTGAAAAGCCAAAAGGTTCAGCTTCCTCGTTCGAGTAGGCAAAATACACCTCTTTGATTTTGCTGAAATACATGGCGCTCAAACACATCGGACAGGGCTGGCCGCTTGCATAAACGGTACATCCGGATAGATCGGATGTTTTAAGCGATTGCGATGCTTGCCGGATGGCCTGTATTTCTGCATGGGCGGTCGGGTCAAAGCTTGCGGCAACATCGTTTACCCCTTCAGCTACTACTTTTCCTTTTTTCACAATGACAGCGCCAAATGGGTTTCCGCCATTCATCTTCACATTTTTATTGGCTAGGCCCACAGCCTGTTTAATATATTGCTCCGTTTCCATAAAACTCCTCCCGAAATCTTCATATGAAGATGTCATTCCCTATCAAATGCTAAAATATGTATAGGAATGTTTTGCATTTGCTTTTTATAGAGGGTGGAAATAAATGTATATTTAGCGTTTGTCTGGCAATCTTGCCTGGGATTCCCCTCTGTTCTACGTTTTGCCTGGCAATCTTGCCTGGGATTCCCCTCTGTTCTATGTTTTGCCTGGCAATCTTGCCTGGGATTCCCCTCTGTTCTACGTTTTGCCTGGCAATCTTGCCTGGGATTCCCCTCTGTTCTACGTTTTGCCTGGCAATCTTGCCTGGGATTCCCCTCTGTTCTACGTTTTGCCTGGCAACCTTGCCTGGGATTCCCCTCTGTTCTATGTTTTGCCTGGCAATCTTGCCTGGGATTCCCCTCTGTTCTACGTTTTGCCTGGCAATCTTGCCTGCATCGCACCTGTTTTCCGTCTTGCCTAGGAATCTTGCCTGGCATCGCACCTGTTTTCCGTCTTGCCTGGCAATCTTGCCTGGGATTCCTCCCCTGTTCCACGCTCACCTGGC
Protein-coding regions in this window:
- a CDS encoding nucleoside deaminase, with the translated sequence METEQYIKQAVGLANKNVKMNGGNPFGAVIVKKGKVVAEGVNDVAASFDPTAHAEIQAIRQASQSLKTSDLSGCTVYASGQPCPMCLSAMYFSKIKEVYFAYSNEEAEPFGFSTAPIYTQLALPIGQQSLPIWKAEADYAENPYELFHKLKER
- a CDS encoding MDR family MFS transporter, which translates into the protein MRKKIMGALLLVTVLAAMEGTIVSTAIPRITSDLSGIELVSWVYAVYMLATAVSAPIYGKLADLFGRKKIMVYGIILFLIGAALCGIALTMEQLIIYRAIQGLGAGVVMPVTMTIIGDLYTETKDRAKAQGWISAVWGVAGVLGPLLGGFIVDTLSWRYIFFLNLPFGLVALMMLVKYYKEDVSKEKQRIDYLGAAAFSIGTISLLYALLSGSQSQDWSNPLIIGLFAAAFAVYGCFVWIEKRAAEPIIPLNLFSNKRVLIVNLLTLLTGAVIISITIYLPIWSQGVLGKSATAAGFILMPMPVCWTFGSIIAGNLVGRLKAQAIITMGTAFLSGGALLLFSLSAQSPESLIYVSIGLLGLGMGLMTPIFMLIIQGSVTSNKRGSAVALNTFISTFSQTLGSAVFGTVFNIVTLSQAGKGNLNLNASFDHGNVQAGELAGLQGILASGVHIIYGGTLLLAILSFGLSWFLVKARGNEVQGNI